A genome region from Arthrobacter sp. V1I9 includes the following:
- a CDS encoding FtsW/RodA/SpoVE family cell cycle protein gives MSQLSTTPKPRRNVELALLFLALAVGIGANMLVGVDQETAFDSDFWFQSSLLAVAALVFHGVLRFRAKYADPVILPLVVALNGIGLAMIHRLDPPGDDTGNNQLRWTLIAMAVAIAVIWFLKDHRILRKFTFISLAASALLLVLPLIPGISAGEILGARVWIRLGPMTFQPGEVAKITLAIFFAGYLSSNRDLILLAGRKIGPLQFPRFKDMGPMITAWLVSIGVLIFQRDLGSSVLFFGLFIVMIYVATSRISWVVIGLALILGGGFAASRVFSHVELRIDGWLNAFTEEVYGRAPGGSHQIVQGLFGMANGGLVGTGLGQGRPDLVPFANSDMIIASLGEELGLIGLFAIVLMYLLLFTRGFRAALGTRDAFGKLLACGLSFAVALQCFVVIGGVTRLIPLTGLTTPFLAAGGSSLLANWIIVGLLLMISHTARGPVDTTPLPAAKGAESVGIDTPTEAVKHL, from the coding sequence ATGAGCCAGCTCAGTACCACGCCCAAGCCGCGCCGAAACGTGGAACTTGCGTTGCTGTTTCTTGCCCTTGCAGTAGGCATCGGCGCCAACATGCTGGTGGGGGTGGACCAGGAAACGGCCTTTGACTCTGACTTCTGGTTCCAGTCAAGCCTCCTCGCTGTCGCCGCCCTGGTATTCCATGGCGTGCTCCGCTTCCGTGCGAAATATGCTGACCCGGTAATACTTCCCCTGGTGGTGGCCCTGAACGGCATCGGCCTTGCCATGATCCACCGGCTGGACCCGCCCGGAGACGATACAGGCAACAACCAGCTCCGCTGGACCCTCATCGCCATGGCCGTGGCCATCGCCGTGATCTGGTTCCTTAAGGACCACCGCATTCTGCGCAAATTTACCTTCATCTCGCTGGCCGCCAGCGCCCTGCTACTGGTGCTGCCGCTGATTCCCGGCATCAGTGCGGGCGAAATCCTTGGCGCCCGGGTATGGATCCGGCTCGGCCCCATGACGTTCCAGCCAGGTGAAGTCGCCAAAATCACCCTGGCCATATTCTTCGCCGGGTACCTATCCTCGAACCGGGACCTGATCCTGCTGGCCGGCCGGAAAATTGGGCCACTGCAGTTCCCCCGGTTCAAGGACATGGGCCCCATGATTACGGCCTGGCTGGTGAGCATCGGGGTGCTCATCTTCCAGCGCGACCTCGGCTCATCCGTGCTCTTCTTCGGCCTGTTCATTGTCATGATCTACGTTGCAACCAGCCGCATCAGCTGGGTAGTGATCGGCCTGGCCCTCATCCTCGGCGGCGGATTCGCGGCGTCGCGGGTCTTCTCGCACGTTGAACTGCGCATCGACGGCTGGCTCAACGCGTTCACCGAAGAGGTCTACGGCCGTGCCCCCGGTGGAAGCCACCAGATCGTTCAGGGACTCTTCGGCATGGCCAACGGCGGCCTCGTGGGAACAGGCCTGGGCCAGGGCCGTCCGGACCTGGTTCCATTCGCCAACAGCGACATGATTATTGCCTCCCTCGGCGAGGAACTTGGCCTGATCGGACTCTTTGCCATCGTCCTGATGTACCTGCTGCTCTTCACCCGCGGCTTCCGCGCGGCCCTGGGCACCCGGGATGCGTTCGGCAAGCTCCTCGCGTGCGGCCTCTCCTTCGCCGTCGCGCTGCAGTGCTTCGTGGTCATCGGGGGCGTCACCCGGCTCATTCCGTTGACGGGCCTCACCACGCCTTTCCTGGCCGCCGGCGGTTCCTCCCTGCTGGCCAACTGGATCATCGTGGGCCTGCTCCTGATGATTTCCCATACCGCCCGCGGTCCGGTGGACACCACACCCCTGCCTGCCGCTAAGGGCGCGGAATCTGTGGGCATAGATACTCCAACCGAGGCGGTGAAGCACCTGTGA
- a CDS encoding penicillin-binding protein 2: MNQAIRHSWVAAIAMFALIFGAISYVQVVGAEELENNPWNQRAILQDYCNDRGAIVVAGTPVAESVESGSETCAFQRTYPQPELYAGITGYFSQNYGATGLEQAMREQLAGDADQLFLDRVGQLFLGNQPKGASVELTIDPEIQRLAYDLIPDGQRGSIVVTNPKTGAILAMVSKPSYNPNLVATQNPAEESANINELVKVPGINLNPNVSGPTGELLAPGSVFKLVDTAAALASGKYNKDSELPNPAEMPFPGIQYKLPNYAGGNCYTRDTADFAFALQQSCNTPFASIALDLGRDAIAEQARKFGFAEDMGDQLKLGYARGNGFPDDLDEPGLAQSAIGQRDVRATPLQVAMMTAAIANDGVQMRPNLIKALRSPDLRVIDEPQPEQLRTSTTPEIANQITEWMTSAVSEGIANRAAVPGVDVAGKTGTAELGNGANNSWFTGFAPANNPQVGVTIVMEGVDINTGAQLTSPNAKRIFEAVLNK; the protein is encoded by the coding sequence GTGAACCAGGCAATACGGCATTCATGGGTAGCAGCGATCGCGATGTTTGCCCTCATCTTCGGCGCCATCAGCTACGTCCAGGTGGTCGGCGCGGAGGAGCTCGAGAATAATCCCTGGAACCAGCGCGCCATCCTTCAGGACTACTGCAATGACCGCGGCGCCATCGTCGTGGCCGGAACGCCGGTGGCGGAGTCTGTGGAGAGCGGTTCGGAGACGTGTGCGTTCCAGCGGACCTACCCGCAGCCGGAGCTGTACGCCGGGATCACCGGGTACTTCTCCCAGAACTACGGCGCCACAGGCCTGGAACAGGCCATGCGGGAGCAGTTGGCAGGCGACGCGGATCAACTGTTCCTGGACCGGGTGGGCCAGCTTTTCCTGGGCAACCAGCCGAAGGGCGCATCGGTGGAACTCACCATCGATCCGGAGATCCAGCGGCTGGCCTACGATCTCATTCCTGACGGGCAGCGCGGCTCCATTGTGGTGACCAACCCGAAGACAGGTGCGATCCTGGCCATGGTGTCCAAGCCGTCCTACAACCCCAACCTCGTTGCCACCCAGAATCCCGCCGAAGAGTCGGCCAACATTAACGAACTCGTCAAGGTCCCCGGCATCAACCTGAACCCGAACGTCAGCGGTCCAACCGGCGAACTGCTCGCCCCGGGTTCGGTTTTCAAACTCGTGGACACCGCTGCTGCCCTTGCCTCCGGCAAGTACAACAAGGACAGCGAACTTCCGAATCCCGCCGAGATGCCCTTCCCTGGCATCCAGTACAAGCTTCCCAACTATGCAGGCGGCAACTGCTACACGCGCGACACGGCGGATTTTGCTTTCGCGCTGCAGCAGTCCTGCAACACCCCCTTCGCCAGCATCGCCCTGGACCTTGGACGCGATGCGATCGCCGAGCAGGCCAGGAAGTTCGGATTTGCCGAGGACATGGGAGACCAGCTGAAGCTCGGTTACGCCCGGGGCAATGGATTCCCGGACGATCTGGACGAGCCGGGACTGGCCCAGTCCGCCATCGGACAGCGGGACGTCCGGGCCACACCCCTGCAGGTTGCCATGATGACCGCGGCCATCGCGAACGACGGCGTGCAGATGAGGCCCAACCTCATCAAGGCCCTGCGTTCCCCGGACCTTCGGGTCATCGACGAACCGCAGCCTGAACAGCTGCGCACCTCCACCACCCCGGAGATCGCCAACCAGATCACGGAATGGATGACCAGCGCGGTCAGCGAGGGCATCGCCAACAGGGCAGCCGTTCCGGGCGTCGACGTGGCGGGCAAAACGGGGACTGCAGAGTTGGGCAATGGCGCGAACAACTCCTGGTTTACCGGCTTTGCCCCGGCCAACAACCCGCAGGTGGGTGTCACGATCGTCATGGAGGGCGTGGACATCAACACCGGCGCACAGCTTACGAGTCCGAACGCGAAGAGAATTTTTGAGGCGGTGTTGAATAAGTGA
- a CDS encoding serine/threonine-protein kinase: protein MRPTTGITLGGRFQLTTRIAIGGMGEVWKAKDLVLGRIVAIKVLKEEYTGDPGFLQRFRAEARHTALLNHVGIANVFDYGEEEGSAYLVMELVPGQPLSAIIEHEQVLSPDRTLSIIAQTARALAVAHAQGLVHRDVKPGNLLITPEGRVKVTDFGIARLADQVPLTQTGQVMGTAQYLAPEQATGQTATGSSDIYSLGVIGYECLSGHRPFSGESQIAIALAQVNDAPPPLPESLPTPVRALLMSMLAKDPKNRPANAIKLAEAAEAIRNGDVSAARAAVPGMLLFDADTGPITAPVDTATAPTGVIGAERDSSPTATSALPVLGAGAAGAAAGMAAGAAPSPADADEPQGTLARANALAAERKWVPEESTYDDEPADEPRRKGRSPWTWPLIALVLLLLFALAGFLVNQLGVFSPSGNPSSSSPATSAPATSATPTRATPSATPTQTVTTPAPTTAPTPETVDVIPEAYLGKDYRTVQSQLSALNLDVTVQPQVDANSAPNSVIALSRSGRVEVGSPVTVTYAVAPPAPTTSTPAPTPTPVPTTSSVAAPTAQPSLPDCAEDELPGLPPTCQP from the coding sequence GTGAGGCCTACAACCGGAATCACCCTCGGCGGCAGATTCCAGCTGACCACGCGGATCGCGATTGGCGGCATGGGTGAAGTCTGGAAAGCCAAAGACCTCGTCCTCGGCCGCATCGTCGCCATCAAGGTGTTGAAAGAGGAGTACACGGGAGATCCCGGCTTCCTTCAGCGCTTCCGCGCAGAGGCCCGCCACACCGCCCTGCTCAACCACGTTGGTATCGCCAACGTTTTTGACTACGGCGAGGAAGAGGGCTCCGCCTACCTGGTGATGGAACTGGTACCGGGCCAGCCGCTCAGCGCCATCATCGAACATGAGCAGGTGCTGTCCCCGGACCGCACGCTGTCCATCATCGCGCAGACCGCCCGCGCCTTGGCCGTTGCGCATGCCCAGGGACTGGTGCACCGCGACGTCAAGCCGGGAAACCTGCTGATCACCCCTGAAGGTCGCGTGAAGGTCACCGACTTTGGCATCGCCCGCCTTGCTGACCAGGTGCCCCTTACCCAGACCGGCCAGGTGATGGGCACGGCCCAGTACCTGGCACCTGAGCAAGCCACCGGCCAGACGGCCACGGGTTCTTCGGATATCTACTCGCTGGGCGTCATCGGCTACGAATGCCTCTCGGGGCACCGGCCGTTCTCCGGTGAGTCCCAAATCGCCATCGCCCTCGCCCAGGTCAACGATGCGCCGCCGCCACTGCCGGAATCACTTCCCACCCCGGTGCGCGCCCTCCTGATGTCCATGCTCGCCAAGGATCCCAAGAACCGGCCCGCCAATGCCATCAAGCTGGCAGAAGCAGCGGAAGCCATCCGGAACGGAGACGTCAGCGCAGCACGCGCTGCCGTCCCGGGCATGCTCCTGTTTGATGCTGACACGGGTCCCATCACCGCCCCCGTGGACACCGCAACCGCCCCCACCGGTGTCATCGGTGCGGAGCGGGACAGTTCGCCCACTGCCACGTCCGCGTTGCCGGTGTTAGGCGCTGGTGCTGCCGGTGCTGCAGCGGGAATGGCGGCCGGTGCAGCACCATCTCCTGCGGATGCTGATGAACCGCAGGGTACGCTCGCCCGGGCCAATGCCCTCGCCGCCGAGCGGAAATGGGTCCCGGAAGAATCAACGTACGACGACGAGCCCGCCGACGAGCCCCGGCGCAAGGGCCGCAGCCCCTGGACTTGGCCCCTCATCGCCCTGGTCCTGCTGCTCCTGTTCGCGCTGGCCGGGTTCCTGGTGAACCAGCTCGGAGTCTTCTCCCCGTCCGGCAATCCCTCATCCAGTTCTCCCGCAACCAGCGCCCCCGCCACCTCGGCAACCCCCACCCGGGCAACGCCGTCGGCCACACCCACCCAGACCGTCACCACACCCGCGCCCACCACCGCCCCAACACCGGAGACCGTGGACGTCATCCCTGAGGCCTACCTGGGGAAGGACTACCGGACGGTCCAGTCCCAGCTTTCCGCGCTCAATCTGGACGTCACGGTCCAGCCCCAAGTTGATGCGAACTCGGCTCCCAACTCGGTGATCGCCCTGTCCCGCTCGGGCCGGGTGGAAGTGGGATCGCCCGTGACGGTCACGTATGCAGTGGCACCGCCCGCCCCCACCACATCCACTCCGGCGCCAACCCCGACCCCGGTACCCACAACCTCCTCCGTTGCAGCCCCAACTGCACAGCCGTCACTCCCGGATTGCGCCGAAGACGAGCTGCCGGGGCTGCCCCCGACCTGCCAGCCGTAA
- the pknB gene encoding Stk1 family PASTA domain-containing Ser/Thr kinase, translating to MNESARTPSHREDNLPVDNRRVLSGRYELGGLIGRGGMADVHRGLDTRLGRTVAVKLLRPDMARDPQFQARFKREAQAVAALNHPSIVAIYDTGEHLVHDGSDDNVRVPYIVMEFVEGKTIRDLIRANDVTIAQAIDYCLGVLAALEYSHKAGIVHRDIKPANVMYCEGTDSVKVMDFGIARAIADSSATMTQTQAVVGTAQYLSPEQARGETVDARSDLYSAACLLYEMLTSRPPFVGDSPVSVAYQHVREIPAPASSLNPEISPALDTVLAKALQKNRDDRFQDAAAFMRALRAARAGIPVPAVSASEAPTDPNDHVPTPSTGPATEAFAVTGASFLDDTPTGRLAATSALADDGGRIAPAAYELSTRDELPLGLPPERERTARQKSRRRAWISTLVIFTVLVLAGGGLWLYNIVNRPAPPPPKIAIPAVAAMTESAALQELYGADFEPRIVRSQHATVPKGTAIGTDPASGVAMDPGSEVILKISDGPSAVKIPDTLPGKTEAAARDMLRQIGLVGAPSTTTANSATVPAGIVITTSPAPGQSVGIGTNVELVVSTGKVAVPELRGLTRQEAEAALKELGLVPAVTEAENAQVEPGRVTDQSDAVNSAVEQGKTVAIVVAKAPPPPPTAKPTPTETEPAPDPDPDPDPDHDPDPDPDPERSGRRG from the coding sequence ATGAACGAGTCAGCGCGCACACCGTCGCACCGGGAGGACAACCTTCCGGTGGATAACCGGCGTGTCCTGAGCGGACGATACGAGCTGGGCGGCCTCATCGGCCGGGGCGGTATGGCGGACGTGCACCGGGGCCTGGACACCCGGCTGGGGCGGACCGTGGCCGTCAAGCTTTTGCGCCCGGACATGGCGCGTGATCCCCAGTTCCAGGCGCGCTTCAAGCGCGAAGCCCAGGCCGTGGCTGCCTTGAACCACCCATCCATTGTGGCGATCTACGATACGGGCGAGCACCTCGTCCACGACGGTTCGGACGACAACGTCCGGGTGCCGTACATCGTGATGGAATTCGTTGAGGGCAAGACCATCCGGGACCTTATCCGGGCCAACGACGTCACCATCGCCCAGGCAATCGATTACTGCCTGGGCGTGCTCGCGGCCCTGGAGTACAGCCACAAGGCCGGCATCGTGCACCGGGACATCAAGCCGGCCAACGTGATGTACTGCGAAGGCACGGACTCGGTGAAGGTCATGGACTTTGGCATCGCCCGTGCCATTGCGGATTCCTCAGCCACTATGACCCAGACGCAGGCCGTGGTGGGAACTGCCCAGTATCTGTCCCCTGAACAGGCCCGCGGCGAAACAGTGGATGCACGCAGCGACCTCTACTCCGCCGCCTGCCTCCTCTACGAAATGCTGACCTCGCGGCCACCGTTCGTTGGTGACAGCCCGGTGTCCGTTGCTTACCAACACGTCCGTGAGATTCCGGCACCGGCCAGCAGCCTGAACCCGGAGATTTCGCCTGCGCTGGACACCGTACTGGCCAAAGCGCTGCAAAAGAACCGCGACGACAGGTTCCAGGATGCCGCCGCTTTTATGCGTGCCCTGCGGGCCGCCAGGGCAGGTATCCCTGTTCCCGCTGTCTCCGCCTCTGAAGCGCCCACCGATCCCAACGACCACGTCCCAACGCCTTCCACTGGCCCTGCCACTGAAGCGTTTGCGGTGACCGGTGCCAGCTTCCTCGACGACACGCCCACCGGCCGGCTCGCTGCCACGAGTGCACTGGCGGACGACGGCGGCCGCATAGCTCCCGCCGCTTATGAACTTTCCACACGGGATGAGTTGCCCCTGGGCCTGCCTCCGGAACGCGAGCGGACTGCGCGGCAGAAGTCCCGCCGTCGTGCATGGATCAGCACCCTGGTGATCTTCACCGTCCTGGTCCTTGCCGGCGGCGGACTGTGGTTGTACAACATTGTGAACCGCCCGGCACCCCCGCCGCCCAAGATTGCGATTCCGGCGGTGGCCGCCATGACTGAGTCCGCGGCGCTGCAGGAACTCTACGGCGCGGACTTCGAGCCCCGGATAGTCCGTTCGCAACACGCTACAGTGCCCAAGGGCACCGCCATCGGCACGGATCCGGCCTCCGGTGTGGCCATGGACCCAGGATCCGAAGTGATCCTGAAGATCTCCGACGGACCCAGCGCCGTCAAGATTCCGGACACCCTCCCGGGCAAGACGGAAGCTGCGGCGCGGGACATGCTGCGGCAGATCGGGCTGGTGGGCGCACCCTCCACCACCACCGCCAACAGCGCCACGGTTCCGGCCGGCATCGTGATAACCACAAGCCCCGCCCCAGGGCAGAGCGTCGGCATAGGCACAAACGTCGAACTGGTGGTGTCAACGGGCAAGGTGGCAGTACCGGAACTGCGCGGACTGACCCGGCAGGAAGCAGAAGCAGCGCTGAAGGAACTGGGCCTGGTACCTGCCGTCACCGAGGCCGAGAACGCGCAGGTGGAACCAGGCAGGGTCACTGATCAGAGCGACGCCGTGAACTCCGCGGTGGAACAGGGAAAGACCGTCGCCATCGTGGTGGCCAAGGCACCGCCCCCGCCGCCCACCGCCAAACCAACTCCGACGGAGACGGAGCCGGCGCCTGACCCCGATCCAGATCCAGACCCCGACCACGATCCGGATCCGGATCCGGATCCGGAGAGGTCCGGCAGGAGGGGTTGA
- a CDS encoding aminodeoxychorismate/anthranilate synthase component II → MTTTKILVVDNYDSFVYTLVGYLQELGAETTVVRNDDVTLAEAIELAGTRDGVLISPGPGNPAEAGVCIELIRWCGENSVPMFGVCLGHQALAEAFGGKVTHAPELMHGKTSLVEHIGTSVFSGLPSPVTATRYHSLAAVRDTLPDVLEVTAETATGVVMGLQHRTAPLCGVQFHPESVLTEGGYQMLGNWLESLGMKGAAARAAKLSPLIQH, encoded by the coding sequence ATGACCACAACCAAGATCCTCGTGGTGGATAACTACGACAGCTTTGTCTACACCCTGGTGGGCTACCTCCAGGAGCTCGGCGCAGAGACCACAGTGGTCCGCAACGACGACGTCACCCTCGCGGAAGCCATCGAACTGGCCGGCACCCGCGACGGCGTGCTGATCTCACCCGGCCCGGGCAACCCGGCCGAAGCCGGCGTCTGCATCGAACTCATCAGGTGGTGCGGCGAGAACAGCGTGCCCATGTTCGGCGTCTGCCTGGGGCACCAGGCGTTGGCCGAAGCGTTCGGCGGCAAGGTAACCCACGCACCGGAACTTATGCACGGGAAGACCTCCCTGGTGGAGCACATCGGAACCAGCGTTTTTTCGGGTCTCCCCTCCCCCGTCACGGCCACCCGCTATCACTCGCTCGCTGCGGTGCGGGACACCCTTCCTGACGTCCTGGAGGTCACAGCGGAAACTGCCACCGGAGTGGTGATGGGCCTCCAGCACAGGACGGCGCCCTTGTGCGGCGTGCAGTTCCACCCGGAATCCGTGCTGACCGAGGGCGGCTACCAGATGCTGGGAAACTGGTTGGAGTCCCTGGGTATGAAAGGCGCGGCTGCGCGGGCAGCCAAGCTGAGCCCGCTCATCCAGCACTGA
- a CDS encoding class E sortase, giving the protein MVLQEKARPAAAPAAGVVILRGTIQVVGELLITAGIILLLFVAWQLWWTNVESDAKQSEVIKEFAQDLGAAAPAAPDAPAAPAAPQNFGPPVVSAAPGHAGTIGIMYIPRFGERYTRPIVQGTTGDVLDTLGLGHYANTAMPGAVGNFAVAGHRQTHGAVLDNIHTLVPGDKIYVQTKDGYYVYVFRNNQIVMPSRTDVLEPVPTLPGVTPTESFLTMTSCNPRFGAEERIIAYALLDTWRPASAGPPAEIAAQVAAAVGRG; this is encoded by the coding sequence GTGGTACTGCAGGAGAAGGCGAGGCCCGCCGCTGCGCCGGCTGCCGGCGTCGTAATTCTGCGCGGGACCATTCAGGTTGTGGGTGAGCTGCTCATAACAGCCGGAATCATCCTTCTTCTCTTCGTTGCTTGGCAGCTGTGGTGGACCAACGTGGAATCCGACGCGAAGCAGAGCGAAGTCATCAAGGAGTTCGCCCAGGACCTCGGCGCCGCGGCTCCAGCCGCCCCTGACGCACCGGCAGCTCCGGCGGCTCCCCAGAATTTTGGTCCCCCGGTGGTTTCGGCTGCACCGGGCCATGCAGGCACCATCGGCATCATGTACATTCCCCGGTTCGGCGAACGCTACACCCGGCCCATCGTTCAGGGAACCACTGGCGACGTGCTGGACACGCTGGGATTGGGACACTACGCCAACACGGCCATGCCGGGAGCGGTGGGCAACTTCGCTGTTGCCGGGCACCGCCAGACTCACGGCGCCGTTCTGGACAACATCCACACCCTGGTGCCCGGGGACAAGATCTACGTTCAGACCAAGGACGGCTATTACGTGTATGTCTTCCGCAACAACCAGATTGTGATGCCGTCGCGGACCGACGTCCTGGAACCGGTGCCCACCCTTCCGGGTGTCACCCCCACGGAAAGCTTCCTCACCATGACCAGCTGCAACCCCCGCTTCGGGGCGGAAGAACGCATCATCGCCTATGCACTGCTGGACACGTGGCGCCCTGCGTCCGCCGGTCCACCCGCTGAAATCGCAGCCCAGGTGGCCGCAGCGGTTGGACGGGGCTGA
- a CDS encoding cell division protein CrgA: MPESKPRKKTASTPQQATSQSYKPNPVWFKPVMFGLMIIGLFWIITFYISEGRLPVQAWESWNIVAGFGIAIIGFLMTTRWRS, from the coding sequence GTGCCCGAGTCAAAGCCTCGCAAGAAGACCGCCAGCACCCCCCAGCAGGCTACGTCGCAGTCCTACAAGCCCAACCCGGTCTGGTTCAAGCCGGTCATGTTCGGCCTGATGATCATCGGCCTCTTTTGGATCATCACGTTCTACATCAGCGAAGGCCGCCTCCCGGTCCAGGCATGGGAATCCTGGAACATCGTGGCCGGCTTCGGCATCGCGATCATCGGCTTCCTGATGACCACCCGGTGGCGCTCATAG
- a CDS encoding DNA-3-methyladenine glycosylase I has translation MALIVPDRGAAVNAAAAAGGAVVGEDGLARPVWASVDPLLRNYYDQEWGLPVTDEQGLYERICLEGFQAGLSWATILRKRPAFRAAFADFNPDAVALFTEADIERLLQDPGIVRNRLKVRSAVTNAQATLALRKEGGLVDFVWQFKPVDTPRPAAHSDIPTESAESIALSKALRKKGFSFVGPTTMFALMEAIGMVDTHLLDSHRRGSSGIWPGPTSK, from the coding sequence GTGGCGCTCATAGTTCCTGACCGCGGCGCAGCCGTCAACGCTGCAGCTGCCGCCGGTGGCGCAGTGGTCGGCGAGGACGGCCTCGCCCGGCCGGTATGGGCGTCGGTGGATCCGCTCCTGCGCAACTACTACGACCAGGAGTGGGGCCTTCCTGTTACCGACGAACAGGGGCTCTACGAACGCATCTGTCTGGAGGGATTCCAGGCAGGTCTGTCCTGGGCAACCATCCTTCGGAAGCGCCCGGCTTTCAGGGCGGCCTTTGCAGACTTCAACCCAGACGCGGTAGCCCTTTTTACCGAGGCCGACATCGAACGGCTCCTGCAGGACCCCGGCATCGTCCGGAACCGGCTGAAGGTCCGCTCTGCCGTGACCAATGCACAGGCCACCCTCGCGCTGCGAAAGGAAGGCGGCCTGGTGGACTTCGTCTGGCAGTTCAAACCGGTTGATACGCCCCGCCCTGCGGCCCACTCCGACATCCCCACCGAGTCGGCGGAGTCGATTGCCCTGTCCAAGGCACTCCGGAAGAAGGGGTTCTCGTTCGTCGGCCCCACCACCATGTTTGCCCTCATGGAAGCCATAGGCATGGTGGATACACACCTGCTGGACAGCCACCGCCGCGGTTCCTCAGGAATCTGGCCGGGCCCCACCTCTAAGTAG
- a CDS encoding carboxymuconolactone decarboxylase family protein, translating to MSATTQHIFLDKQHPALWRALNGLGLKVREAADAAGLDGKTVELLHVRISQLNGCAYCLDVHVRDALKAGESGQRLAVLPAWRETALFTEKERAALALAESITELPDHRSQAHEEAFAREHLTDEEFSVVSWLVITMNAFNRVSITSHHPVRRDG from the coding sequence TTGAGCGCTACCACGCAGCACATCTTCCTTGACAAGCAGCATCCTGCCCTGTGGCGGGCACTCAACGGGCTGGGGCTCAAAGTCCGTGAGGCGGCCGACGCGGCGGGGCTGGACGGGAAGACTGTAGAACTCCTGCACGTCCGCATATCGCAGCTCAACGGCTGCGCGTACTGCCTGGACGTCCATGTCAGGGACGCGCTGAAGGCGGGCGAGAGCGGGCAGCGGCTGGCGGTGCTCCCCGCCTGGCGCGAGACGGCTCTTTTCACCGAAAAGGAACGGGCTGCCCTTGCCCTGGCCGAAAGCATCACGGAGTTGCCGGACCATCGTTCACAGGCCCACGAGGAAGCGTTCGCCCGCGAGCACCTCACGGACGAGGAATTTTCGGTCGTCAGTTGGCTGGTGATCACCATGAACGCGTTCAACCGGGTTTCCATCACCAGCCACCATCCCGTCCGCCGGGATGGCTGA
- a CDS encoding rhomboid family intramembrane serine protease, protein MSYGIPSAEPSAQVPVCPRHPDRPSYVRCQRCGRPACPDCQRAAAVGFQCVDCVNETRRTTPEVRTVYGGAVASGKPLVTYGIIALCALMYALQWLIPGQVVYEQFAYNNVFATPEYGAFEPWRMLTAAFLHSPDSVLHIALNMYTLWIFGQALEPLLGRARFLALYLISAVGGSVGYLLLNPVLVPGQGLVGVVGASGAIFGLFGAMLLVQRHRGGDTRQLWVLIAINGVIGFLIPQIAWQAHLGGLVIGALCAAVLAYTPRGRRQGLIQAAGLVAVLVLLAAASWAKISM, encoded by the coding sequence ATGAGTTACGGAATTCCGTCGGCTGAGCCGTCCGCGCAGGTTCCGGTATGCCCGCGGCATCCGGACCGGCCATCCTATGTGCGCTGCCAGCGCTGCGGGCGCCCCGCGTGCCCGGACTGCCAGCGGGCGGCCGCCGTCGGATTCCAGTGCGTTGACTGCGTCAATGAAACAAGGCGCACGACGCCGGAGGTCCGGACGGTCTACGGCGGCGCCGTAGCGTCGGGCAAACCGCTGGTGACGTACGGAATCATCGCCCTTTGTGCGCTGATGTACGCGCTGCAGTGGCTCATTCCGGGCCAAGTGGTCTACGAACAGTTCGCCTACAACAACGTGTTCGCTACCCCTGAATATGGGGCGTTTGAACCGTGGCGGATGCTCACCGCAGCTTTCCTGCATTCGCCGGACTCCGTCCTGCACATTGCTCTGAACATGTACACGCTGTGGATCTTTGGCCAGGCCCTTGAGCCACTCCTGGGCCGTGCCCGCTTCCTGGCGTTGTACCTCATTTCTGCAGTAGGCGGCTCCGTTGGATACCTGCTCCTGAATCCCGTTCTGGTGCCGGGACAGGGGTTGGTAGGGGTTGTAGGTGCTTCAGGTGCCATCTTTGGCCTCTTCGGCGCCATGCTCCTGGTGCAGCGCCATCGCGGCGGGGATACCCGCCAACTCTGGGTTCTGATTGCGATCAACGGCGTGATTGGATTCCTGATCCCGCAGATCGCATGGCAGGCGCACTTGGGCGGCCTGGTAATAGGTGCCCTCTGCGCGGCAGTTCTCGCCTACACTCCCCGTGGGCGGCGGCAGGGTCTTATCCAGGCAGCAGGCCTGGTGGCGGTCCTGGTGCTGCTGGCTGCCGCGAGCTGGGCCAAAATTTCCATGTAG